In Drosophila pseudoobscura strain MV-25-SWS-2005 chromosome 4, UCI_Dpse_MV25, whole genome shotgun sequence, the following proteins share a genomic window:
- the Naxd gene encoding ATP-dependent (S)-NAD(P)H-hydrate dehydratase produces MSAIKEIPVNLPKLLTLFKTIVPKLTNDKYKGQYGRIGVIGGSLEYTGAPFFAAISSMKVGADLSHVFCQANAAPVIKSYSPDLIVHPVLDCLDAVDKIQPWLERLHVIVIGPGLGREPLILQTVTNVLKLCTKLQKPIVIDADGLFILNDNIDLVSGQRNIILTPNAMEFRRLFGEDVNSVRQKMSCLGDGVVVLEKGVNDKIHIPHTNEVYSMPTGGSGRRCGGQGDLLSGSLATFFYWSLQSNQPNPAYIAACASSYLVKRANSTAFKKFGRSLLASDMINEISTVFRSDFEDAETDK; encoded by the exons ATGTCAGCAATTAAAGAGATCCCTGtaaatttgccaaaattgCTTACTTTGTTCAAGACAATTGTGCCGAAACTGACAAACGACAAATATAAAGGACAATATGGGCGAATTGGCGTTATCGGAGGCTCATTGGAATATACCGGGGCCCCTTTCTTTGCGGCTATAAGTTCCATGAAAGTTGGTGCTGACCTATCGCATGTCTTCTGTCAAGCAAACGCGGCCCCAGTTATTAAATCTTACAGCCCCGACTTGATTGTTCATCCAGTATTGGACTGCTTGGATGCTGTTGATAAAATTCAGCCTTGGTTAGAGCGTTTACACGTGATT GTTATTGGCCCTGGATTGGGTCGGGAACCACTTATTTTGCAGACTGTAACAAATGTGCTGAAATTGTGCACAAAGTTACAGAAGCCAATTGTAATAGACGCTGATGGGCTGTTTATTCTGAATGATAATATTGACCTGGTGAGCGGACAACGGAATATCATACTGACCCCAAACGCTATGGAATTTCGTAGATTGTTTGGAGAGGACGTGAATTCTGTGCGTCAAAAAATGTCCTGTCTGGGAGATGGTGTTGTGGTCCTGGAAAAGGGCGTAAATGATAAGATTCATATTCCTCACACCAACGAAGTTTACTCCATGCCCACGGGCGGTTCTGGTCGCAGATGTGGAGGTCAAGGGGACTTACTTAGCGGATCTCTAGCAACGTTTTTTTACTGGTCACTGCAATCCAATCAGCCCAATCCCGCGTATATAGCAGCTTGTGCTTCAAGCTATCTCGTAAAGAGAGCCAATTCGACTGCATTTAAAAAGTTTGGTCGAAGTTTGCTAGCTAGTGATATGATAAATGAAATATCCACAGTTTTTCGGTCTGATTTCGAAGACGCGGAAACTGATAAATAA